TCATACTTCCCTATTCAGGCCatattttttgtattatattcCATTTGAATGGTATATTTTTGCAAGATCACTGCTGTTGTGATCACAGAAAGTGATGAAATATAGAAATTTACATCTCATTCTCAGTCAATTTCATTTCCCTGAACTGTAGTTTAGCTCCCTTTCCTGCTTGATTCCTGCctatttcataaaagaaaaattcaaaactttATAGTATATTGGTCCAGATGATAGAGTGATTTTTAGGATCTAGGGGAAAAGATGTCATTTGGAAATTCCCCACATTTGCTCAGAATTCAATTATACCTaagagaaaggaatatagaaTGATCAAAGAGGCATCAGCTACATGATGACTTGGGTCCCTAAAATCCTCAGGTCCTCTGGGAGCGCACAATGTATAAAGAGAGACAAAAGGTAAACTATATGCATGCAGTTATGTACAAGGTAGATAGAATATGTCAAAAGAAGGGACTAGAAATGGGGAATAAGGTTGGGGTGAGGaaggcttcttgtaaaaggtctgatttaaactcagtcttgaaggaaaccaaggaaacCAGAAAGTGGAGATAAGCTTTGAAAACAACAGGCAAAAAAGGCGTGAAGACAGGAGATGTGGTGTCATGTGCAAAGAACAGAAATAAAGCCAGGGGAATAAGATGTAGTAGGACTAGTAACAATAGTGGTACTAGTACCACTAGTAATAAtagaatagctaacatttatataaaagttcacaaaatattttacaaatgtctCATGTTATCCTTACAACcaccctgagaggtagatgctattgttatccatattttacagatgaggaaattgagacacagaaaGGTTAGATGATTTGCATATAACACATACTGCAAGAGTTTCTAGTAATATTTTAGTCAATATATTAGTGGCTCCAGGAGAGACTCAGAAGCAGaattgctagtaaatgtttaagactggattggaactcagggtATATTGATTTATAGTCCATTTATACTACCAGAATACTGAAAACATAGGGAAGAAACAGTATTTGAAAGTTTGCAGTTAGCTGGCATTATTCCACCCAAAATAACTGAGATCGATGGGTATAAATCAAAGTGAAAAATTTCTTCTCAGTACTAAAATTGTTCATCAAAAGAATTACTTTCTTATGAATTGGTGCATGACTTCTCATTGGAAGTGTTCAATGGCTACCACCAAGGAAGTTGCTGATGGTTGGCTGGGAAGTAATCTTGAAGTTTTTTCTAACACTAAGACTGTATAATCCTATAGGTTACACTAAGAAGAAAGTGTTGGCTATTTcctaaagaagaaaggaagagtatGAGCCAAACTAACAAGACATGGGTAACAGAATTTCTCCTTCTTGGACTTAGTGATGATCCTCAGACCCAGTTACTGCTCTTTATATTATTCCTGGTGGTCTATTTGATTACTGTGCTTGGAAACCTGCTCCTTGTCTCCCTGGTTCTGTTTGATTCACAGCTTCATACAcccatgtatttttttctatGCAACTTGTCTACAGCTGACTTTTGTTTCTCTACCACCATTGTCCCCCAAACCCTGGTCCATATGATTTCCAAGAGAAAGCTCATTTCCTTCATGGGATGTGCAGTTCAGCTTCTTTTCATCCTCCTTTTTGGATGTACAGAATGTGCATTGTTAGCTGTGATGTCATATGATAGATACTTAGCTATATGTGACCCCATGCATTATCCTGTCCTTATGACATGGAAGGTGTGTATCCAGCTTGCCTTAGGGTGTTGGTTCAGTGGCATACTAGTGTCCATGGTAGATACAACATTCACACTACAACCTCCATACCAGGGAGAAAATAGGATTCCTCATTTCTTTTGTGAGCCCCCAGCTCTCTTGGAGTTGGCATCTGCAGATACCCATAACTCACAAATGGCTATTTTTCTTATGGGAGTGGTGATTCTTCTTGCACCTGTCACCTTGATCCTTGTCTCCTATGGATGTATCATAGTGACTGTTGTCAGAATGAAGACAACCTCGGGGAGACTCAAAGCATTTTCTACCTGTGGCTCTCACCTTCTTGTAGTTATCATTTTTTATGGATCAGCCATAATTT
The DNA window shown above is from Sminthopsis crassicaudata isolate SCR6 chromosome 2, ASM4859323v1, whole genome shotgun sequence and carries:
- the LOC141553618 gene encoding olfactory receptor 2D2-like, with the protein product MSQTNKTWVTEFLLLGLSDDPQTQLLLFILFLVVYLITVLGNLLLVSLVLFDSQLHTPMYFFLCNLSTADFCFSTTIVPQTLVHMISKRKLISFMGCAVQLLFILLFGCTECALLAVMSYDRYLAICDPMHYPVLMTWKVCIQLALGCWFSGILVSMVDTTFTLQPPYQGENRIPHFFCEPPALLELASADTHNSQMAIFLMGVVILLAPVTLILVSYGCIIVTVVRMKTTSGRLKAFSTCGSHLLVVIIFYGSAIISYMTPRTAKEQGKLVSVFYAVITPMLNPLIYSLKNKDVKKALRNAIIRGPLGKI